In Acidobacteriota bacterium, one genomic interval encodes:
- a CDS encoding iron chelate uptake ABC transporter family permease subunit produces the protein MAARVSTSGAALLGSLAALSLLTLTYGQIALPLADTVGALTGTQSSDLARQIVLEIRLPRVAAAIIAGAALGMAGVLMQALFRNPVADAWSLGLLAGGQLGVALTVTAAAFAGPAAVSFLTFFEGPSITLAAAAGVAVAALAMLALGRRVGAITLLVIGLMLGFTSQGLTSVLLHFAARAGGRVYGGWRDASFAGVAPSALAWLSLPILVGACVAVATAKPLSSLLLGETYARSLGVKVTALRHAVLAAAVLLVAPVVAFCGPVSFVGLIAPHFARALAGTARILPLLPLAALGGALLALAGDAIVHAPWEQHFLHLNAILAIIGAPVVVLILIFSPAVRQWR, from the coding sequence ATGGCGGCGCGAGTCAGCACTAGCGGCGCCGCCCTCCTCGGGTCGCTCGCCGCCCTCTCGCTGCTGACCCTGACCTACGGGCAGATCGCGCTGCCACTGGCCGACACGGTCGGCGCGTTGACCGGGACGCAGTCGAGCGATCTGGCCCGCCAGATCGTCCTCGAGATCCGCCTCCCACGGGTAGCCGCCGCGATCATCGCCGGCGCTGCGCTCGGCATGGCTGGAGTGCTCATGCAGGCGCTCTTCCGCAACCCCGTTGCCGACGCATGGTCCCTCGGCCTGCTGGCGGGAGGCCAGCTCGGGGTCGCGCTCACGGTGACCGCGGCGGCCTTCGCGGGTCCCGCGGCCGTGTCCTTCCTGACCTTCTTCGAGGGCCCCAGCATCACGCTCGCGGCCGCCGCGGGCGTCGCGGTCGCGGCGCTCGCCATGCTCGCGCTCGGGCGCCGCGTCGGCGCCATCACGCTGCTCGTGATCGGCCTGATGCTCGGGTTCACCTCCCAGGGCCTCACGAGCGTGCTTCTTCATTTCGCCGCCCGCGCGGGCGGCCGGGTCTATGGCGGATGGCGCGATGCGAGCTTCGCCGGCGTCGCCCCTTCGGCGCTGGCGTGGCTCTCGCTGCCGATCCTCGTCGGCGCCTGCGTCGCCGTCGCGACGGCCAAGCCCCTCAGTTCGCTGCTTCTGGGCGAGACCTACGCGCGCAGCCTCGGCGTCAAGGTGACGGCGCTCCGACATGCCGTCCTTGCGGCAGCCGTGCTCCTGGTGGCGCCCGTCGTGGCCTTCTGCGGCCCGGTGAGCTTCGTCGGTCTCATCGCGCCGCACTTCGCGCGGGCGCTGGCCGGAACGGCGCGGATTCTCCCGCTCCTGCCGCTTGCCGCCCTGGGCGGTGCACTGCTTGCCCTTGCCGGAGACGCCATCGTCCATGCACCGTGGGAGCAGCACTTCCTGCATCTGAACGCGATCCTCGCAATCATCGGCGCACCGGTCGTGGTTCTCATCCTCATCTTCTCGCCGGCCGTGAGGCAGTGGCGCTGA
- a CDS encoding arylsulfatase gives MKRSAQLVAVLLAVWTPGCDGGRPADEPAEEAERPNIVLVMTDDQGYGDFGFTGNPVLQTPHLDALAAQSAQVERFYVSPVCTPTRASLMTGRYNYRTRAIDTYIGRAMMEPEEVTIAEMLRDAGYATGIFGKWHLGDAHPMRAMDQGFQESLVHRGGGIGQPSDPPGGEGRYTDAVLFRNGQREETTGYCTDVYFDAALDFMEEAAGDGRPFFAYVPTNAPHGPFHDVPEDWLEHYRQADLSAALPDPDQASEQILDRLARSYAMISNIDDNIGRLMARLDELGLAEDTLVVFLVDNGPDRDRYNAGLRGRKGAVFEGGIRSPLLARWPERLPSGGEAVDRIGAHIDITPTLLDAAGVEPPAGLHLDGRSLLGLLAGDAAVWPDRTLYFQFHRGDEPTAFRSFAAVGQRYKLVHPSPRGEGDWDGELHLELYDLEADPAETRNLIDNAPEIAAGMSDDYLEWFKDVSSTRPDNYAPPRIVVGTDQEPVTVLTRQDWRRITDDQGWRPTSRGRWLLGAREDATFDIEVRLVAGSAGPVLLEIGDGTHRQELAPEQSNTTFEGVAVPAGDFALSAAAGEGDDRRGAHQVVLRRR, from the coding sequence ATGAAGCGTAGCGCACAGCTCGTCGCGGTTCTGCTCGCCGTCTGGACGCCGGGTTGCGACGGCGGCCGACCGGCCGACGAACCGGCCGAAGAAGCCGAGCGACCCAACATCGTTCTCGTCATGACCGACGACCAGGGCTACGGAGACTTCGGTTTCACCGGCAACCCCGTCCTCCAGACGCCGCACCTCGACGCCCTGGCGGCGCAGAGCGCACAGGTCGAGCGCTTCTACGTCAGCCCGGTCTGCACGCCGACGCGCGCCTCGCTGATGACGGGTCGCTACAACTACCGCACCCGCGCCATCGACACGTACATCGGCCGGGCGATGATGGAACCGGAGGAGGTGACGATCGCCGAGATGCTCCGGGACGCCGGCTACGCCACCGGCATCTTCGGCAAGTGGCATCTCGGCGACGCCCACCCGATGCGCGCGATGGACCAGGGCTTCCAGGAGAGCCTGGTCCACCGCGGAGGCGGCATCGGACAGCCCTCGGACCCACCCGGCGGCGAGGGCAGGTACACGGACGCCGTGCTATTTCGCAACGGACAGCGCGAGGAGACGACGGGCTACTGCACGGACGTCTACTTCGACGCCGCGTTGGACTTCATGGAGGAGGCGGCCGGGGACGGCCGGCCGTTCTTCGCCTACGTACCGACGAACGCGCCCCACGGCCCGTTCCACGACGTTCCGGAGGACTGGCTCGAGCACTACCGGCAGGCAGACCTGAGCGCGGCGCTTCCCGATCCCGACCAGGCCAGCGAGCAGATCCTCGACCGGCTGGCACGCAGCTACGCGATGATCAGCAACATCGACGACAACATCGGCCGACTGATGGCGCGGCTCGACGAACTGGGCCTCGCGGAGGACACGCTGGTCGTCTTCCTGGTCGACAACGGCCCGGACCGTGACCGCTACAACGCCGGACTCCGCGGCCGCAAGGGAGCCGTGTTCGAGGGCGGCATCCGGTCGCCTCTGCTGGCCCGGTGGCCGGAACGCCTGCCGTCCGGCGGTGAAGCCGTCGACCGGATCGGCGCACACATCGACATCACCCCCACTCTCCTGGACGCTGCCGGCGTCGAACCGCCCGCTGGGCTCCATCTCGACGGCCGCAGCCTGCTCGGCCTGCTGGCCGGCGACGCGGCGGTCTGGCCCGACCGCACCTTGTACTTCCAGTTCCATCGGGGAGACGAACCGACCGCGTTTCGTTCCTTCGCCGCAGTCGGCCAGCGCTACAAGCTGGTCCATCCCTCCCCGCGCGGCGAGGGGGACTGGGATGGCGAACTCCATCTCGAGCTCTACGACCTCGAGGCGGATCCGGCCGAAACCCGGAACCTGATCGACAACGCACCCGAGATCGCAGCCGGGATGAGCGACGACTACCTGGAGTGGTTCAAGGACGTGAGCTCCACCCGGCCGGACAACTACGCGCCGCCACGGATCGTCGTCGGCACCGACCAGGAACCTGTGACCGTCCTCACGCGCCAGGACTGGCGGCGGATCACCGACGATCAGGGCTGGCGGCCGACCTCGCGGGGGCGATGGCTGTTGGGCGCGAGGGAGGACGCGACGTTCGACATCGAGGTGCGGCTGGTGGCCGGATCCGCCGGTCCGGTGCTCCTCGAGATCGGGGATGGGACGCATCGCCAGGAACTGGCGCCCGAGCAGAGCAACACCACCTTCGAAGGGGTCGCGGTCCCGGCCGGCGACTTCGCGCTCAGCGCCGCGGCCGGCGAAGGCGACGACCGCCGTGGCGCTCACCAGGTGGTGCTTCGGCGGCGCTAG
- a CDS encoding TonB-dependent receptor — protein sequence MLANHTKALNSHQRRRRQAVTGTILCALALLLIPPTAAAQETGSVAGSVDTHGERIVLAVARIPALGVSTAVSTDGAFRFDEVPAGTYLVVVEIPAFGTASETITVAGGDEVDVQLEMRHGTHFDEVVVTATGDQRRASELANPVSVLSGPDLQLRLGATLGETLEGEPGVHSTSFVPGASRPIIRGLSGARIRVMENGLDTGDASVVSADHAVTFEPAHAEQIEVLRGPATLRFGSEAIGGAVNMVDGRIPSEKPVSALRGTIDLRGGSVADERMGAIHLNGGGDEWAWHLGAVSREADPYEIPGHAQVEEEHDDHDDDHDDDDHDEDEDHDDEDEDHDDHEDEDHDEHDHEEHEDENPFGIVPNTDYMTESGRFGFTRFFGDRGSIGISVSGFNTDYGLPPGAHAHHHHEDEHDHEDEHDHDDEDHDDEDHDDEDHDDEDHDDEDHDDEDHDDEDHDDHDEHGEEEELPIRVDMRQRRVDLRAEALPMAGAFQRIEVRMTGTDYEHVELEGPDVGTTFSNDYLETRLEMFQRERGRSRGSVGLQYSDRDLAAIGEEAFVPPTQSQGWALFTSQEIEAGPVRWQFGARFEQLDHNPMSSRDTSHDGVSASAGLVWDAGSDWTLGVSVARSARLPAAEELHSDGLHVATLSYEVGDPNLDNEVGTGFDVSLRKTEGPLTGELTLFSQSFSDFIYQRFTGEEEDGFAVLRYTQADASTEGAELRLRLELLDRNDHHLHIQAIADTVNAELDAGGNLPRIPPMSFGAGLHYHGHHWRAAVEGRWFDDQNDVAELETPTEGYTLVNAHVGRRFILGNQILDVLLRGRNLTDEEARVHTSFLKNFRPLPGRDVTLSARFWF from the coding sequence ATGCTCGCCAACCACACCAAGGCCTTGAACTCCCACCAGCGGCGCCGGCGCCAGGCGGTGACGGGCACCATTCTCTGTGCCCTCGCCCTCCTCCTCATTCCGCCGACGGCCGCCGCCCAGGAGACCGGCTCCGTGGCCGGCTCCGTCGACACCCACGGCGAGAGAATCGTGCTCGCCGTGGCGCGCATCCCCGCACTCGGCGTCAGCACCGCGGTGTCCACGGACGGAGCGTTCCGCTTCGACGAGGTGCCGGCCGGCACCTATCTCGTCGTCGTCGAGATTCCCGCCTTCGGCACGGCGAGCGAGACCATCACCGTGGCGGGCGGCGACGAGGTGGATGTCCAGCTCGAAATGCGTCACGGGACGCACTTCGACGAGGTCGTCGTCACCGCGACCGGCGACCAGCGTCGTGCCTCCGAGCTGGCGAATCCCGTCTCCGTGCTGTCCGGCCCGGACCTCCAGCTGCGTCTCGGCGCCACATTGGGCGAGACGCTGGAAGGCGAACCAGGCGTGCACTCGACGTCGTTCGTGCCAGGCGCCAGCCGGCCGATCATTCGCGGCCTGAGCGGCGCCCGGATCCGCGTCATGGAGAACGGACTCGACACCGGCGACGCCTCCGTCGTCAGCGCCGACCACGCCGTGACCTTCGAACCGGCGCACGCCGAACAGATCGAGGTGCTTCGCGGACCCGCCACGCTCCGTTTCGGTTCCGAGGCAATCGGCGGCGCGGTCAACATGGTCGACGGCCGGATCCCGAGCGAGAAGCCTGTCAGCGCGCTGAGAGGCACGATCGACCTTCGCGGCGGGTCCGTGGCCGACGAGCGAATGGGCGCGATCCATCTCAACGGCGGCGGCGATGAATGGGCCTGGCACCTGGGTGCCGTGAGCCGGGAAGCCGATCCGTACGAGATTCCCGGCCACGCACAGGTCGAGGAGGAGCACGACGATCACGACGATGATCACGACGACGACGACCACGACGAAGACGAGGATCACGACGACGAGGACGAAGACCACGACGACCACGAAGACGAGGATCACGACGAACACGACCACGAAGAGCACGAAGACGAGAACCCCTTCGGGATCGTCCCGAACACGGATTACATGACCGAGAGCGGGCGCTTCGGCTTCACCCGCTTCTTCGGCGACCGTGGCTCGATCGGCATCTCGGTCAGCGGCTTCAACACGGACTATGGGCTCCCGCCCGGCGCCCACGCCCATCACCACCACGAGGACGAGCACGACCACGAGGACGAGCACGACCACGACGACGAGGACCACGACGACGAGGACCATGACGACGAGGACCACGACGACGAGGACCACGACGACGAGGACCACGACGACGAGGACCATGACGACGAGGACCATGACGACCACGACGAGCACGGCGAGGAAGAGGAGCTCCCGATCCGCGTAGACATGAGGCAGCGCCGCGTGGACCTGCGGGCCGAAGCCCTGCCGATGGCGGGCGCCTTCCAGAGGATCGAGGTCCGGATGACGGGGACCGACTACGAGCACGTCGAGCTCGAAGGCCCCGACGTCGGCACGACGTTCTCCAACGACTACCTCGAGACCCGACTCGAGATGTTCCAGCGCGAGCGGGGCCGCAGCCGCGGCTCCGTCGGCCTCCAGTACTCGGACCGCGATCTCGCCGCCATCGGCGAGGAAGCCTTCGTTCCGCCGACACAGTCCCAGGGATGGGCTCTCTTTACCTCACAGGAGATCGAGGCCGGTCCCGTCCGCTGGCAGTTCGGCGCTCGCTTCGAGCAGCTCGACCACAATCCGATGAGTTCTCGGGACACCTCGCACGACGGCGTGTCCGCTTCAGCGGGCCTGGTCTGGGACGCCGGCTCCGACTGGACGCTAGGCGTGTCGGTCGCCCGCTCGGCCCGCCTGCCCGCGGCGGAGGAGCTCCACTCCGACGGCCTGCACGTCGCCACCCTGAGCTACGAGGTCGGTGACCCGAACCTGGATAACGAGGTCGGCACCGGGTTCGACGTGTCGCTGCGCAAGACGGAAGGGCCGCTGACCGGCGAACTGACGCTGTTCAGCCAGAGCTTCAGCGACTTCATCTACCAGCGGTTCACCGGCGAAGAGGAAGACGGGTTCGCTGTCCTCCGCTACACCCAGGCCGACGCCTCCACCGAAGGGGCCGAACTCCGGCTTCGGCTGGAGCTGCTCGACCGGAACGACCATCACCTGCACATCCAGGCGATAGCGGACACGGTCAACGCCGAGTTGGACGCGGGCGGCAACCTGCCACGGATTCCGCCGATGAGCTTCGGCGCCGGCCTCCACTACCACGGCCACCACTGGCGCGCCGCGGTGGAAGGTCGCTGGTTCGACGACCAGAACGACGTCGCTGAACTGGAGACCCCAACCGAGGGCTACACGCTGGTCAACGCCCACGTCGGGCGGCGCTTCATCCTCGGCAACCAGATCCTCGACGTGCTACTGCGGGGCCGCAACCTGACGGACGAGGAGGCGCGCGTGCACACGTCGTTCCTGAAGAACTTCAGGCCGCTGCCCGGCAGGGACGTGACCCTGTCGGCCCGGTTCTGGTTCTAG
- a CDS encoding ABC transporter ATP-binding protein, translated as MLDLRSLAVGYRNTRGVVLSGIDLGAAPGDFICILGRNGSGKSTLMRTIAALQTSLDGAVLLDGEDVASMRPATRARRIAVVLTERQFNPGLRVEDVIALARQPFTGWQGGQANSDRAAIADAVAVAGVGPFLRRYFSDISDGERQRVMIARALAQTPRLMVLDEITAFLDLPSRVEIMALLRFQAKQKRQVVLLSSHDLDLSLQLADSVWLLDGAGGFSVGTPEELSQSGDVGQAFDTEAIRFSPSQGRFEIRASASANT; from the coding sequence ATGCTGGATCTGCGATCCCTCGCCGTGGGCTATCGGAACACGCGGGGAGTCGTCCTGTCCGGCATCGACCTGGGGGCGGCGCCTGGCGACTTCATCTGCATCCTCGGCCGCAACGGGTCCGGCAAGTCGACCCTGATGCGCACGATCGCTGCGCTGCAGACGTCGCTCGACGGCGCCGTGCTCCTCGACGGCGAAGACGTCGCCTCCATGCGTCCGGCGACCCGCGCGCGCCGGATCGCCGTCGTGCTGACGGAGCGGCAGTTCAATCCGGGCCTCCGTGTCGAGGACGTCATCGCGCTTGCCCGGCAGCCCTTCACGGGCTGGCAAGGTGGGCAGGCGAACAGCGACCGGGCGGCAATCGCCGACGCCGTCGCAGTGGCCGGCGTCGGGCCGTTCCTGCGCCGCTACTTCAGCGATATCAGCGACGGCGAGCGCCAGCGCGTGATGATCGCGCGGGCGCTCGCACAAACCCCGCGCCTCATGGTCCTCGACGAGATCACGGCCTTCCTCGACCTTCCGAGCCGAGTGGAGATCATGGCCCTCCTGCGCTTCCAGGCGAAGCAGAAGCGGCAGGTCGTCCTCCTCTCGAGCCACGACCTCGACCTGTCGCTTCAGCTAGCCGACAGCGTCTGGCTGCTCGACGGCGCTGGCGGCTTCTCGGTCGGTACGCCGGAGGAGCTGAGCCAGAGCGGCGACGTCGGCCAGGCCTTCGACACCGAAGCGATCCGGTTCTCGCCCTCGCAAGGGCGGTTCGAGATCAGGGCGTCCGCATCCGCGAATACGTGA
- a CDS encoding ABC transporter substrate-binding protein, giving the protein MSHDPGPVEGKAVEMPYTGIFSVVERHGYRVVDIEASIVTWGGTAGGPPQRARLVLVPRDIEPPTLSGDLAGASLIRTPVERIAVNDHPHEAMLRVLGVEDRIVAVGGSTSYDDDLRRKARSGQIQQIGYGWHMPPTLDALVAVRPDVLIARMADLTHTRHMERVESLGVPVVPTFIDAEPHYMGRVDWVRLMGLLTGKEAEADAFVQMVAQEVDRLKSLADGQPRRSILWAWYRSAGNRWAVTQRNSDAALLRDANAELVMGAEDDPELDTFSDLSTERLLRDATDADCWMIRDPLSPRFDDHAVLARFKAYREGCVFWEPGKRHPTADSWEVWEMGDIRPDWRLGDVIKMLHPELRDGDWRYLALETWEAGHGGASQH; this is encoded by the coding sequence GTGTCCCACGATCCGGGACCCGTCGAGGGCAAGGCTGTGGAGATGCCCTATACGGGGATCTTCAGCGTCGTCGAACGGCACGGCTATCGCGTTGTCGACATCGAGGCATCCATCGTCACCTGGGGCGGAACGGCGGGCGGGCCACCGCAGCGGGCCCGCCTCGTGCTGGTTCCGCGGGACATAGAGCCGCCAACCCTGTCGGGAGATCTAGCCGGGGCCTCGCTGATCCGAACGCCCGTCGAACGGATCGCCGTCAACGATCACCCTCATGAGGCCATGCTGCGCGTACTCGGGGTCGAGGACCGGATCGTCGCCGTAGGCGGGAGTACCAGTTACGACGATGACCTGCGCCGCAAGGCCCGGTCGGGTCAGATCCAGCAGATCGGCTATGGCTGGCACATGCCGCCAACGCTCGACGCCCTGGTGGCGGTGCGGCCGGACGTGCTGATCGCACGCATGGCCGATCTCACGCACACCCGGCACATGGAGCGCGTCGAATCGCTTGGCGTTCCGGTCGTGCCGACCTTCATCGATGCTGAGCCGCACTACATGGGCCGCGTCGATTGGGTCCGTCTGATGGGTCTGCTGACCGGGAAGGAGGCTGAAGCCGACGCTTTCGTCCAGATGGTCGCGCAGGAGGTCGACCGTCTGAAGTCCCTCGCTGACGGGCAACCGCGGCGATCGATTCTCTGGGCCTGGTACCGGAGCGCGGGCAATCGCTGGGCGGTCACGCAGCGGAACTCCGATGCAGCGCTCCTTCGCGACGCCAACGCGGAGCTCGTGATGGGCGCCGAGGACGATCCGGAGCTCGACACCTTCTCCGATCTCTCGACCGAGCGGCTCCTGCGGGACGCCACGGACGCCGATTGCTGGATGATCCGGGACCCCCTGTCCCCGAGGTTCGACGACCACGCCGTGCTCGCGCGCTTCAAGGCGTACCGGGAGGGCTGCGTCTTCTGGGAGCCGGGCAAACGCCATCCGACCGCCGACTCGTGGGAAGTATGGGAGATGGGGGATATCCGGCCGGACTGGCGCCTGGGGGACGTCATCAAGATGCTGCACCCGGAACTTCGGGACGGCGATTGGCGGTACCTCGCCCTGGAGACCTGGGAGGCAGGCCATGGCGGCGCGAGTCAGCACTAG
- a CDS encoding TonB-dependent receptor — protein MPATYNKYSNSHSQRRPRWRQAITGATLFALALLLSPPAADGQATGSVAGTVSSSGDAGLSLAVARLDELSLSAPVAADGTFRFDAVAPGTYLLVVDIPSVGRTSQSITVEADRETTVELEHDHVTHFDEIVVTASGDLRNESELPNAISVLGGADLQLRTGATLGETLAGEPGLSSSAFVPGAARPVIRGLSSARVRVLNGGMGTGDVSVESADHAITSDPLLADQIEVLRGPATLRYGSGAIGGAVNVVDGRIPTNRAAKTFGGKIDLIGGSATGERTGALQLNGGGGEWAWHIGAVSRTADPYEIPGYARLEEDHDDHDEHDEHEDEDHQDHEDHDEHDEHDEHDEHDEHDEHDEHEEENSFGIVPNTDLRTESGRFGVTRFFGDRGFLGVSFSGFSTDYGIPPGAHSHAHHDHGEDDHDEHEDDHDDHEDEHDHEDEHDHEDEHDHEDEHDHEDEHDHEDEHGHEDEHGEDEENIRLDMRQQRIDLRSSVYLLASAFERFDVQMSGTDYEHVEFEAGHTGVLYTNELFETRVEMFQRERGASRGSIGVQHVNRDLAAIGAEAFIPPTHSNTWAAFTNQEIERGSIRWQFGARFEQAEHNPANGPAWSGDGVSASAGLVWSAGEAWNLGLSASRSVRLPSPGELFSDGAHIPTRTFDIGDPDLDQEVGAGLDLTLRKEEGILQGKLTFFRQDFQDFIYHAFTGAEMAGFPVVRYSQADAMMTGAELHARIELAEWNGHDLHMEILGDTVDAELDEGGNLPRIPPMSLGAGLHYHGHDWRAAVEWRWVDDQNDVAQQETPTDGYTMLNAHVGRRFTLKNEIVDVLLRGRNLTDEEARVHTSLLKTFAPLPGRDVTLSLRYWF, from the coding sequence ATGCCCGCTACCTACAACAAGTACTCGAACTCCCATTCGCAACGCCGTCCCCGCTGGCGCCAGGCAATCACAGGCGCCACTCTTTTCGCCCTTGCCCTCCTTCTGAGTCCGCCCGCAGCCGATGGCCAGGCGACGGGATCCGTCGCCGGAACGGTCAGCAGCTCCGGCGACGCCGGCCTCTCGCTGGCCGTCGCCCGACTCGATGAGCTGTCCCTAAGCGCCCCGGTGGCGGCGGACGGGACGTTTCGTTTCGACGCCGTGGCTCCCGGCACTTATCTCCTGGTCGTCGACATCCCGTCGGTCGGCCGGACCAGCCAGTCGATCACCGTGGAGGCCGACCGGGAGACGACCGTCGAGCTGGAACACGATCACGTCACCCACTTCGACGAGATCGTCGTGACCGCCTCCGGCGATCTCCGGAACGAGTCCGAGCTGCCGAACGCGATCTCCGTGTTGGGCGGCGCCGATCTGCAACTGCGCACGGGGGCGACGCTGGGCGAGACCCTGGCGGGGGAACCGGGCCTGTCCTCGAGCGCGTTCGTGCCGGGAGCGGCGCGGCCGGTCATCCGCGGCCTGTCGAGCGCCCGTGTTCGGGTGCTCAACGGCGGCATGGGAACCGGCGACGTTTCCGTGGAAAGCGCCGATCACGCGATCACGTCCGACCCGCTCCTGGCCGATCAGATCGAAGTGCTGAGAGGTCCGGCCACGCTCCGCTACGGCTCGGGCGCCATCGGCGGCGCCGTGAACGTCGTCGACGGTCGCATTCCAACAAACCGGGCGGCAAAGACCTTCGGCGGCAAGATCGACCTGATCGGGGGTTCGGCGACCGGCGAGAGGACGGGCGCGCTCCAGCTCAATGGCGGCGGCGGCGAATGGGCCTGGCACATCGGGGCCGTCAGCCGGACGGCCGATCCGTACGAGATCCCGGGCTACGCCCGCCTCGAGGAGGACCACGACGACCACGACGAGCATGACGAGCACGAGGACGAGGACCACCAGGACCACGAGGACCACGACGAGCACGACGAACACGACGAACACGACGAACACGACGAACACGACGAACACGACGAACACGAAGAGGAGAACTCCTTCGGCATCGTCCCGAACACCGACCTGAGGACCGAGAGCGGCCGCTTCGGCGTCACCCGCTTCTTCGGCGACCGCGGTTTTCTGGGCGTCTCGTTCAGCGGTTTCAGCACCGACTACGGCATTCCTCCGGGCGCCCACAGCCATGCGCATCACGATCACGGCGAAGACGACCACGACGAGCACGAAGACGACCACGACGACCACGAGGATGAGCACGACCACGAGGATGAGCACGACCACGAGGACGAGCACGATCACGAGGACGAGCACGACCACGAGGACGAGCACGACCACGAGGACGAGCACGGCCACGAGGACGAGCACGGCGAGGACGAGGAGAACATTCGCCTCGACATGAGGCAGCAGCGCATCGACCTCAGAAGCAGCGTCTACCTGCTCGCGTCCGCCTTCGAGAGGTTCGACGTGCAGATGTCCGGAACGGACTACGAGCACGTCGAGTTCGAAGCCGGCCACACCGGCGTCCTCTACACGAACGAGCTGTTCGAGACCCGGGTCGAGATGTTCCAGCGCGAGCGGGGCGCCAGCCGGGGCAGCATCGGTGTGCAGCATGTGAACCGCGATCTCGCCGCAATCGGCGCCGAGGCCTTCATCCCCCCGACCCACTCGAACACCTGGGCAGCCTTCACCAACCAGGAGATCGAAAGGGGCTCGATCCGCTGGCAGTTCGGCGCCCGCTTCGAACAGGCCGAGCACAATCCGGCGAACGGACCAGCCTGGTCCGGCGACGGCGTTTCCGCGTCGGCCGGCCTGGTCTGGTCGGCCGGAGAGGCGTGGAACCTTGGCCTCTCAGCCTCCCGCTCAGTTCGTCTCCCCAGCCCGGGAGAACTGTTCTCGGACGGGGCTCACATACCCACCCGGACCTTCGACATCGGCGATCCCGATCTCGACCAGGAGGTCGGCGCCGGTCTGGACCTCACTCTGCGCAAGGAGGAGGGAATCCTCCAGGGCAAGTTGACCTTCTTCCGGCAGGACTTCCAGGACTTCATCTACCACGCGTTCACCGGCGCGGAGATGGCTGGATTCCCGGTCGTCCGCTACAGTCAGGCCGACGCGATGATGACCGGCGCCGAGCTCCACGCGCGGATCGAGCTTGCGGAGTGGAACGGGCATGACCTTCACATGGAGATCCTGGGCGACACCGTCGACGCCGAGCTGGACGAAGGCGGAAACCTGCCGAGGATTCCGCCCATGAGTCTGGGCGCCGGCCTCCACTACCACGGCCACGACTGGCGGGCAGCGGTCGAGTGGCGCTGGGTCGACGACCAGAACGATGTTGCACAGCAGGAGACGCCGACCGACGGCTACACGATGCTGAACGCCCACGTCGGCCGGCGCTTCACGTTGAAGAACGAGATCGTCGACGTGCTCCTGCGGGGCCGCAACCTGACCGACGAGGAGGCGCGCGTGCATACGTCGCTCCTGAAGACCTTCGCGCCCTTGCCCGGGCGCGACGTCACGCTGTCGCTCCGCTACTGGTTCTAG